A segment of the Nitrospiria bacterium genome:
AAGGGGAGAAGGCGTCCACGTTTGAGGTCGTCATCCAGCTCGGCGCGATCCTGGCGGTGGTCTTTCTCTACAAAGAAAGGTTTTACGGCCTGATTCCCTCCAACAAATCGAAAGGGCTCGCGGGGATCAACGGACTGTATCTTTTATTTCTGACGACCCTCCCGGCGGTCGTGATCGGCGGCTTGACCCACGGCTTCATCAAAAACCATCTCTTCAACTCGAAAACAGTCGCGCTGGGTTTGGGCATCGGGGGCGTGGCCATTCTCCTGGTCGAACGCTTCCTTCCAAAGGTCAAAAAGCGCGGGGTCGATTCGCTGGGCTGGCGCGAGGCGCTCTTGATCGGTTTCTTTCAATGCCTGGCCCTGTGGCCGGGCGTTTCCCGTTCGGGGGCGACCATCTTAGGCGGGATGGCGATCGGGGTGGAGCGCAGGACCGCGGCCGAATATTCTTTTCTCGCCGCCGTTCCTGTGATGTTTGCCGCGACCGCGTACGATCTCTTTAAGAGCCGGTCGTTCCTGGACGCTTCCGATCTGACGACGTTCGGCATCGGATTCGTCGTCTCTTTCATTACGGCGTGGTTTTCCGTCAAGGGGTTCATCGGCCTGCTGGGGCGTTACACCCTGAACGGGTTTGGATGGTATCGCATCGCGGTGGCCCTGCTGATCTTGTGGCTCCTCCGATAAGTCCGGGTTCCGAACCCGCCACGGCGTCGTTCATCAGCCCGATTCTACGGCTCTCTTCGCCTCTGCGTTTTGAAACGATGACCGGCGGACGGGGAATACGCTCCCGAGTTCGGCCCTCCCGAGAAAGCGGATGGATCCCGAGGGCTTGAGGTCTGCGACGCTTGACAGCGCTCTTGGGCCCGCTCGATCAGGACTTCCTGGGCTCCCCGGTCGTCGGCGCCCGGCTCGGCCGCAACGCGATCGTAGGTTCCGTCCGGCCGCATGGTCCATAAACCCCGTCGGTTCGTCATTTGAAGATCCAGAATCTGGCGGAGCTGGACGCGCAGGTCGGGTTCCTCCACGGGGACGGCGACCTCGATGCGATGTTCCATCTTTTGCGCCATGCAGTCCGCGGAACTGATGAAATATTCCTCGTCCCCGCCGTTGCGGAAATAATAGATCCGGGCGTGCTCCAGAAAGCGTCCGACGAGGCTGAACACCCGGATGCGGTCGGAGACGCCGGGGATGCCCGGCCGCAGACGACAGGTATCCCGCACGATCAAATCGACCTTTACGCCCGCCTGGGACGCCCGATAGAGCGCCTTGGTGATATCCTTGTCTTCCAGCGCGTTGATCTTAAACCGGATGAGGCCCGGTGATCCGTCCTGCCGCAGGGCTTCCCGTTCGATCTTCGAGAGAAGGGCCTGTTTGAAGCGGGTCGGCGCCGGCAGCAGTTTGCGGTAGTTCCGGTCCGGAACGTTGCCGGACGTGAGGTAATTGAACAGCTCGGTCAGATCCCCGCCGATCACGGGATCGCAGGTCAGCAGGCCCAGATCGCTGTAGACGCGGGCGGTGTCGGCGTTGTAGTTGCCGGTTCCGAAATGGGCGTAGCGGCGCAGCCCGTCGTAATCCCGCCGCAGCACGAAGATGATTTTGCAGTGCGTCTTCAGGCCCAGCACACCGTAGGAGACGTGGATTCCGGCCTCCTCCAGGCGATGGGCCCAACGGATGTTCGACGATTCGTCGAAGCGGGCCTTCAGTTCCACCGCGACGGCCACCTGCTTGCCGTTCTGGGAGGCCTCGATCAGGTACTCGATGATCTTGGATTCCGCCGCCGTCCGGTACAGGGTCATCTTGATCGCGAGCACTTTCGGGTCCTGGCTGGCCTCCTTCACGAACCGTTCCACCGACGTGACAAAGGAGTCGTACGGATGCTGGAGAAGGAGGGGGCCCTGCTCGCGGATCCGATGGAAAATGTTCGTGGCGCCGGCGATCAGCGGAGGATCCATGGGGTGGTGGGGCGCGTCGTGAAGTTCCCGGATTTTCAAGGCGGCGATCTGGGAGAGATCGCGCTTGGCCATGAGCCCGTCCACCTCGAACACGTCGGCGGCTTCGTCGAGTCCGAGTTCGGCCGCCAGCATCCCCCGCCGCGTCGGGTTCATGCCCTTCGACGTCTCGAGACGGACGATGGGGGCGAATTTTCGGTCCCGGAGTTCGGATTCGACCATCGACATCAGGTCTTCGGCCTGGTGCCCCGGGATTTCGGTGATGGCGTTGCGGGTCACGCGAAACAACTCGCAGGACTCGATCTGCATCCCGGGAAAGAGGAGGTCCAGGTTTTGCGCGATCACGTCTTCAAGGGGGACGAAGCCCAACTGCTCCCGGATTTGAAGAAAGCGCGGAACCTCCTCGCCGATCGGGACTTTGATGCGGACGAGGTCGGCCTTGTCCGCGCCGGGGTGCCGGACCGTGACCAGAAGATTCAGGGAGAGGTTGGAAATAAACGGAAAGGGATGGGCGGGACCGATGGCCAGCGGCGTGACCAAGGGGAAAACATTTCGGACATAATGATCGCGCACGGCGGCCTTATCGGCCGGGTTCAGGGCGGTGTAATTGTTGAGATGAATCCCGGCCTGGTCCAGCAGGCGGAACAACTCCACGGAAAGGCCGCGCTGCTGGTCCTCCATCTCCCGGACCACCGCGTGGCATTCGTGAATCTGCTTCTCCGGCGTGCGACCGTCGACCGAGAGTTCCGTCACGCCGGCGCCGGCCTGTTGCTTTAATCCGCCGATCCGTTTCATGAAAAATTCGTCCAGGTTCGAGGCGACGATCGCCAGGAACTTCACGCGCTCCAACAACGGGGAGCGCTCGTCGAAGCCCTCGTTGAGCACGCGCCGGTTGAATTCCAGCCAGGTGAGCTCGCGATTGAGGTACCATTCTGGGGCGTCCAAGTCGACCGCCGAGACCAGTTCCTTTTCCATCCGTTCCTCCCCCCGGGGCTCCGAACAAGCCCCGAGATTCTCGATTGAAAAAACCGATGCTAGCATCCGTGTATTAAATCCGTGTTACGCCCATGTTAAAACTGATGAAGCCGTTCAGCTTCCGCTTGACTGCGAGGGGATTTCATGGTCTAAATGGCATGGCGCTCCTTGGACCATGAACCATTCGAGGGAGGAACGATGTCGGGATTGACCCATGCCGGGGGTATTGTGGTGCGACTCCAAGGGGATGCTCCCCGTTATCTTGTCGTCACGGCCAAAAACGACGCTCTGCGCTGGGTCTTTCCCAAAGGGCATATCGATCCGGGCGAAACCCCGGAGGCCGCCGCCGAACGCGAGGTGCGCGAAGAGGCCGGGATGGATGCGAAGATCGTGGAGGCGGTGGGTTCGGTTGATTTTAAAAAAGACGGCCGGGAGGCCCGCGCGGCCTTTTTTCTGATGCACTACGTGCGAAACGCCGGTCCGGGGGAGGATCGCAAGCGGCGCTGGTGCCCCTACGAGGAAGCGCTCGAACTTCTGTCCTCCGACGCCAACCGCGATCTCCTGCGCCGCGCGCATTCCCTCGCGAACAAGCACCTTCATCGCCAGGGGTCCGCGTCTTGATCCCTCGCCCCTGTCGACCTTTTTGGACCGTCACCCTCCGATCATCCATCGACTCTCAGGACGCCTCGACGACCGGGTGTGCGGTTGACTTTGGTTCGGGGAAACCTTTACCATGACCCAAACCCAGGGAACGGAGCGATCGTGGCGAAAAAAATTGTGATGATCGAGGACGAGCCGGACATCACCGGCCTGGTCACCCATTACCTTGAAAAAGAAGGCTATCGCGTCGCGACGGTTCGGGACGGGGCCAAGGGCTTTCAACAGATCAAGGCCGAGCCTCCCGATCTGCTGATCTTGGATATCATGTTGCCCGAAATGGACGGCCTGGAGATCTGCCGGAGGGTGCGCGCGGATTCGAAGACGGCCGCGCTCCCGATCATTATGTTGACCGCGAAGGGTGAAGAGACCGACCGGGTGGTGGGCTTGGAGGTGGGCGCGGACGATTACCTCACCAAGCCCTTCAGCCCCAAGGAGCTCGTGGCCCGCGTCAAAGCCCTTCTTCGAAGGGCCGACCGCCGGGAGGCCGAGCCGGACCGCTATGTTTACGGCGATCTGGTTTTGGATCCGGTCCGCCATGAAGTGCGCCTGCAGGGCCGGGAGATTGTTCTGACGGCCAAGGAGTTCGGCCTGCTCGAACGGCTATTGAAAGAACGCGGCCGCGTTCTGAGCCGGGACGCCCTCCTGGATAAGGTCTGGGGTTACGATGCCGATGTGATCAGTCGAACGGTGGACGTTCACATCCGGCGGCTGCGGGAGAAGATTCCTTTCTTGAAGGACTGTATCCAGACCGTCAAGCCCTTCGGTTACAAGCTCAAAGAGGAACCCTGAACGGTGCGGCTCTCCCTCCAGAGCAGGTTTGTGCTGGCCTTGCTGTTGTCCGGTGTTTTCACCTTCCTGCTGGCGTACGGATTGACCTTTTGGGTTCGGGACCCCGTCTCGGCGCTCGCGATCGCGCTCCTTGCGTCTCTTCCGGTCCTGTGGGTGATCGGGCGCGGGCTGGCCCGCCACGTGACGAAACCGTTCGAGGAGATCGCGGCCGTCGCCCGCGGGCTGGCCGCCGGGCAACGGGGCCGGCGGGTCGCCGTCCGGTCGCGGGACGAGATCGCCGACTTGGGCCACGCGGTGAACCGGATGGCCGCGGATCTTGAAACCAAGCTGACCGAGATTTCGGAAGACCGCGGCCGTCTTCAGGCCGTACTCTCCAGCATGGTGGAGGGCGTGCTGGTCCTGGATCGGGAGCGGAAAATCCTGCTGATGAACGCCGCGATCGCGCGGATGTTTCTTCTGGAGGATTCGGCGGTTCTGGGCCGTCCCTTGATCGAAGTGTTCCGGCATCGTCAGCTTCACCAACTGGTCCAACGGACGCTGGAGAGCGGAGCGGACCAATCGGAGGAGCTTGCGATGTTTATCCCCGACGAGCGCATCTTTTCCGTGCAGGCCTCGGTTTCCGAAAAAGGGGGGGTCGCGGTCGTTCTGGTCTTTCACGACGTGTCGAGTTTGAAGCGGCTGGAGCGCATCCGAAAAGACTTTGTGGCCAATGTTTCGCACGAGCTCCGCACGCCCATGACCTCGATCAAGGGGTATATCGAGGCCCTGATCGACGGGGCGAAGGACGACCCCCGGAAGTGCGTCGAGTTTCTCCGGATCATTCAAAAACACGCCGATCAGCTCACGGCGTTGCTGTCCGATCTTCTCCAGCTCTCGACCATCGAATCCGGCCGATACCAATGGCAGCGGGGAACGATCCCGGTGGCCGATCTGATCGGCAAAGCCGTTCATCTGCTCCAACCCCAGGCCGAGAAGAAAGGCCAGACGATTTCGACCGGTTCCGCCGCGGACGCGGGGTCCGTGATCGGCGATGCGGATAAACTGACACAGGTTCTGATTAATCTGATCGATAACGCCATCAAGTACAGTCCGGCGGGCGGCCGGATCACGGTGGAGGCCCGGCAGGACGCAACGGGCGTCGAGATCGCGGTCGGCGACACCGGCATCGGGATTCCCTCCAAGGAAATCGTCCGGATTTTTGAACGGTTTTACCGGGTGGACCGGGCGCGCTCCCGGGAAGTGGGCGGCACGGGCCTCGGCCTGGCCATCGTCAAGCACATCGTCGAAGCCCACGGCGGAAAGGTTTCCGTCGAAAGCCAGATTGGAAAAGGTTCCCGGTTTATTGTGACCCTTCCGAAGCAGCCCCCTTTTCCCTGATCGTTGACGATCGGGGCTCACGTCGTTTGCCCGTTGTTTTCCCGCCCGTAAAATTTACGCGCGTGTAACGTCGCCGTAAGCCCGCCGCAACAGTCGTCCTCTAGGATGGATTTCGCGGTCCACTTCAACCATGCTCGACCAGCGCAAGAAGAACACGGCCCGGGTTGTCCGGTTTCGAACTGTCCCGCCTGCCGAGGCGGTCTGTTCCTCCGGCCGAGACAACTTGGGCCGCGTTTTTTCGAATCGTGAATTTGTTACGTCGAGTTAACGTCATCTTGATCCCTCGGCAACAAATTCCTGATAGGCTGTCTTTAAAGAATGAATGATGCGATGTCACCCGAGAAGGATTCATCTCAGAAGGACATTCTGGTCGTCGAGAGCGACTCGAATACCGCCGGACTTCTCAAGCAGGAACTTGAAAAATATTACTTCCAGGTTCGGATTACCCCGGACGGTAAAAAAGGATTGGCGGAAGCGCAGACCGCGCCGCCCGCTCTGATCATTTCGGAATTGATCCTCCCGGAACTGGACGGGTGGACGCTCTGTCGTTTGTTGAAGAGCCATCCCAAAACCAAAGCCGTCCCCCTTCTCGTTCTCACGATGCTTGGACAGGAGGAAAACCGCCTCCGCGGGCTTGAGCTGGGCGCGGACGATTACATGACCAAGCCGTTCAGCGTGAAGGAAGTGGTGTCCCGCGTCCGGGCGCTGCTTCGGCGCAGTCAAATGAACAGCGAAAATAAGCCGAAGACCCTTCTGAAGATCGGTCCGCTGACGATCGACTTGGAACGGCATGAGGTGCATGAGCGCGGCCGACCGGTGTCCCTGACCCCGATCGAGTTCTCCCTGCTCGCCTATCTGGCCGAGCATTCCGGAAGGGTCTTCACGCGCGACCAACTGATTACGGCGCTTTGGGAGAAAGACCGCTTCATCGAGGAGCATAACCTGGATGTGCATATGCATGCCCTTCGGCAGAAGGTCGAGGGGGATCCGGACCGGCCTCGTCTTCTCGTGACCGTGCACGGGGTGGGTTACAAACTTGAATCCGAACCGTGAGCCCAAGCTCCGCGCGGATCAAGGCAGGGTTCTTCAAACGCGGGAGGTGGAAAGGGATAAGCGCGCTCCGGCGCGCCAAAATTAACACGGATTTAACACGGCCTTGATGGAGGCTTAACGCCGCATTATTAAAGTGATACCATGCGAACAGTGTACAAAACGAAAAAATCAAAAAAGAAATGCCCCGCCTGCGGCTCCATGGTCAATTATCGATACGGAAAGGCCTGGACGGGGAGGCGGCGCCTCCAATGTCTTTTGTGCGGAAGACAGTTCACGATCGGGGCAAAACGGGCGGAGGTGACGGATCGGCCCTTGTGTCCGGTGTGTGCAAAGCCCATGCATCTCTATAAGAGAGAGGCAACGGTGCTTCGCTTCCGGTGTTCGCGTTATCCGGGATGCAAGACGTTCAAGAAGACGGTCTGTCTTGAGGATCCCCATCATGTCCGGTACCGTTTACAGAATACGGCCTAGGGATCGTCGACAAGGAGGAGAAAACGGATGAGCTATTACGTTCATCATGTTGAGGGGCGCTTGAGGGTCAAGTCCCCTTTTATCAAGAGAAGTTCAGCGACCGCTCTGGAAATCAAGCGACTCCTGGGACAAATTCAGGGGATCGAGAGCGCCGAGATCAACACGGTGACCGGCAGCGCCGTCATCTATTACGAGCCCAAAGCGGTCTCTTCGCAGGAAATTCTGGATTGCCTCGAGCGGGCCGGCTATTTCGATTTGTCGAAAGCCGTCACGAACGACCAGCACGTTTATGCCGCCGCCGCCCAAACCGGCGGGATTCTTTGGAAGGCCCTGGCCGGAGCGCTTGTTGAACAGGCTCTCCAGGGTTCCGCGCTGTCTTTGATCGCGGTTCTGATTTAACCCGTAACCCGCCGAACCGTTTTCTCCATCGACCCGACCGAAAGCCGAACCCGTCCGCGGGGACCTATTCTTTAAAGATGATTTTTAAAAATCCTCCGTCCAGGCTGGCCGATGTCGGCGTCCGCCCGGCCAGGTATTGGGGAAGGGCGATGGAGCGTTTGTGCTTCCCGACCTGGATTCGCAATTCATCGCCGCATTTCTCCAGATCGATGTCGCTTCCCTGTATCCCGACCAGCCGAAGGGATAACGTATATTCTCCGTCTTTCAATTCAAAGGTCAGGGGCTGCACGTCCGAGAGCCGCTGGACGGGGTCGTTCCCACGATAGAGGGTCTCGGCCAGAAGCGTGAGCGCCGGAATGCCGGTGACCTCCTGCGGCATCAGGGGAACTTCCAGGGGGACCAGGGGGGAAAAAGACTCGGCGATCATCCGGCGGTATTCGGATTGCTTCTCTTTCCACGCCGCCAGATAGGGGTCGGAAATCTCCGGCGGCAGGACCCGGTTGATCAGCAGCGCGTCCACGGTGAATCCGTATAAACTAAAAAAGGTGAACGCCCGCTGTGTTTCGAGGATGGCCATCCGGTCGGCATTCAGGACCAGGCGCACCGATGTCAGGACGGGATCGGCCAGGATGCGCCGCAAGGCCTCGACCTGATCGAAAAGCCTCTGGATCTGATCCGGGAAGGCGCTCTCGGCGGCCGTCTTCCGCTGGAACGCTTGCAGCAGCGGAACGAAGACGTTGCCGATTCCACGGGAAAAATCCAGGATATTTTTGATGTAAAGCCGGCCGAGATCGGGAGCGCCCAGCAATCGCATCGCCGCGCCCGTCGGGGCGCTGTCGATGATCAGAACGTCGAACCGGCCTTCGTCAAAATATTTCTTGATGCGAACGAGACTCAGGATTTCATCCAGCCCGGGAAGAACGGCCATTTCGCCGGCGATCGCGGATTCCAGCCCGGTCTTCTGCAGAATGGCGGCGATCCGCCTCTTGATGTTTCCCCAGTATCGTTCCAGTTCTTCCCCGGTGTCGAGTTCGGCGGCGAGAAGTTCCGGAGGGCCGACCGGCCTCGGATCGTTGGACAATGGAACGGCCAGGGAATCGGCGAGGCTGTGGGCGACGTCCGTGCTGATCACCAGCGTTTTGTAGCCCAGGGCCGCGGCTTTGAGGGCGGTCGCGGCCGCCAAGGTTGTCTTTCCAACCCCGCCTTTACCGGTGAACAGAATGATGCGCATCAGCGGGTTTCGGCCAGATGCCGATCAATGGCTTCCAAAACATCTTCGCGGTTTTTCAGCCGCGCTTCGTGCGCCCGGACGATCCGGATCTGCTCGTTGGACAGTCCGGCCAGGCGGTTCATCACCTGGACGGCGTCCAGTTGATTGTAATTGTCGATCGGGAACATCGGCACCTTGATTCGTTGGGGAGGCTCCTGGGCTTGGGGGGCGTCGGGGCGGGCGGAAGGATTCCGGCCCGCATCACCCTCCGCGGATTTAAACAGGTTCGCAAGTCGTTCCAGGACGATCGCAACCGCGCCGCAGCCGATGAAGAAAACGATCCCGGCCGCAAACTGCGCCCCGCGCAGCCACTTGGTCAGGAGCGAGGGGTCGTCGGAGCGGTTTTTAATGACCAGTTTTTCAGGCGGCGGCTTCGTCGATACCGGGGCCGCGGACTGCGCTTCATTGACGGCATGCACGAAGGGTCTCCTTTATATAGGGGCGGAGGTCTGCTGGTCCGAGATCCCGCCGCGGGTTTTCTTTTCGAGCACGGTTTCCTTGACTTGACGGCCGGCGAGAATCGGCAGAAACGCCTTGATCCTCGCGGTCGGCCGCAACTCCTTCAACGCGGCCTCATAATGGAGATGAATCTCCTCTACGGGAACCCCGAGCTCCCGGGCCAGGTCCTCGATGGTTGAGAAATTCTGTAGCTCATCCGAATCGTTTTCCGAGATCAAAGCCGCCGCCATGAGCATCTCCTCCTTTGGATTCCGTCATTATAACATGATCATAGGATATGAAAAGCCGTCAGCCGGACTTCAAAACACCCGCCTGATCGGTTCGCTCCCAGGGCAGGTCCAGGTCCGTTCTTCCGACATGCCCGTAGGCCGCCAATTTTCTGTAAAACCCGTCCTTGGCGGCCGCAGGGAGATGGCGGAGCCGGAAGGCCCGGATGATGCCGGCCGGCCGGAAATCAAAAAGTTTTTCCAGACGGGAGGAGATCTCCGAGTCCGGAATCCGGCCGGTTCCGAGCGTCTGGACCTGGATGCTGACCGGTCGCGACAGACCGATCGAGTAACTGAGCTGCACCTCGCACTCTTCAGCCATCCCGGCCGCCACGACGTTTTTCGCCGCGCAACGGGCCATGTAGGCGCCGATGCGGTCGATCCGGGTCGGGTCCTTCCCGCTGAGCGCCGAGCCGCTGTGACGCGAATACTCCCCGTAGGTGTCAATGGCGTTCTTCCGACCGGTCAAACCGGAATGGATCGAGGGGCCGCCCACGATAAAGGGCCCGTCCGGGTTGACAAAGATCCGGGTTTGATCGTCGGGACGGATCGGTTCATCGGCGAAGACGGGCAGGATCACGGTTTCGCGAATGTCGTCCGTGAGCTTCTTCAGATCCGGTTCCGACGGCCTGTTCTGGCTTGCGATCACGGTCAGGCTGTGGATCCGATAGGGCCGGCGCTTTCGGTATTCGATCCCCACCTGGGTCTTTCCGTCCGGCGCGAGATAGGGCAGGGTCGCTTTCACGCGGGCCGTGGTCAACTGCCGGGCCAGTTTGTGGGCCAGCCAGATCGGGAGCGGCATCCGGGACGGGGTTTGGTTGCAGGCGAACCCGAAAACCGTGACCTGATTTCGAACCGGGATACGCTCCAGTTCCGGCTCGGTGAGATCCATCTCGTCCCGCAGACCGTTGTCGTCTGGAGGGAGCTCCGCAAGGCTCGTCACGATGCTGCAGGTTCGTCCGTTGAAGGCGTGGTGTTCGTATCCGACCCCGTTGATGATTTCCCGGGCGACCGTGGCGAAATCCACGCTGGCCTTGGCATGAAATCGTGCGGCGACAAAAACGATCGCGGTCGAGACGGCGCACTCCGCGATCACTCTTGAAAAAGGATCCTGTTGGAGGAAGCGGTCCACGATCGCGTCGCTGATCTGATCGCAGAGCTTGTCCGGATGACCCTCCGTAACCGATTCGGATGTGAACATAAAATCTTCTTTCATGGGTTTCCTCGCGTTTTCTCCGGCTCCGGTAAGGCGGGAGCGATCGACCTTCCCTTGGTCAGTTCGTTGACCACCAAGGGGACGACGGCCGCGCCCCCGATGACGACGCCGTCGAGCAGGCCGACGGGCGTGACGCCCAAAAGCCTCCGGAGTCCCGGGACCGCCAGGGTCAGAACCTGAAGCGCCACGGAGCCGGTGACGGCCAGGGAGAGGTAGGGGTTCGGTTGCAGGGGCGGGTTCTGCGGCGACCGGACCGGGTCGAGGAGGCTGTGGTTTTCGGACCGGCAGCTCAGCGCGTGCAACAATTGTCCCAAGGTCAGCGTGGTGAAGGCCAGGGTGCCGGCCTTCGGACCGGGACCGTATCGCAGGATGCCGTACCCGTACGCGCCCAGCGTACCGGCCGACAGGACGGCCGCTTCGGACGCGATCCGCTTAAAGTCCGATAACTGAACGATCGGCTCTTCCGGATTTCGGGGAGGGCGGCTCAGCACGTCCGGTTCCGGCGGCTCCATCGCCAGTCCCAAGGCCGGAAAGACGTCTGAAATCAGGTTGATCCAGAGCAGCTGCATCGAATTCAAAGGCTCCCCCAGTCCGGCCGAGATCGCCCCAAAGACGACGATGATTTCGCTCAGATTGGTCGCCAGAAGAAAATGCACCGACTTCCGGATGTTGTTATAGATCGTCCGGCCGTGACTGACGGCGACGATCATCGTCTCCAGATTGTCGTCCTCGACGATCACGTCGGCCACCTCCCGAGCGACATCCGTTCCGGTGTGGCCCATGGCGATCCCGATATCGGCGGCCTTCAGGGCGGGCCCGTCGTTGATGCCGTCCCCGGTCATCGCCACCACTTTTCCGGCCTTTTGCAGGGCCTGGACGATCTGGAGTTTATGCGAAGGGCTGACCCGCGCGAAAACGTGGACCTGCTTGGAAAGGCCGATCATGGCCTCGGGGGCGAGCTCGGAAAGGTGCGTCGAGTCCAGGATCGACAGCGGCTTGTCGCCGCTGAGGCTCAACTCTTTCCCGATCGCGTATGCGGTCGGACTCTGGTCGCCGGTGATCATGATGGTTTCAATCCCGGCCCGGTGAAAGTCCCGGATCAGTTCTTTGACCCCATGCCGTACGGGATCGGCCATTCCGATGTGGCCCAGCCAGATCAGCCCCCGATCGGATCCGTCCTCTTCGGGATGAAGGAGGCCGTAGGCAACGCCGAGGACGCGGAGGGCCTGGCCCGAGAGGCCTTCGTTCTCGGTTTGGATCTTCGACCGGTCTTCGTCCGTCAACGGGATGATCTGTCCGTCGCTCATGCGGTAACGGCACATCATCAGAACCTCGATCGGGTTTCCCTTCACGGCCAGAAGGTGCAGCGGCCCCGTCGCTTCCGTATCGGCTGAAACATGAAGGGTGCTCATGAAGTTGCGATTTTCGGACCGGTGGTTCATCTGAAGGACCGGATAGCGATCCCGGAGTTTCAAGACATCCACGCCGGAGCTGATCGCCATCTGGAGCAGGGCGTTTTCCGTGGGCGAGCCGCGAAGGGTGTGTTTTCCTTCTTGAAATACCACGGCGGATTCATTGCAAAGGACGGAGACGTGAATCAATCTCAGCAGCTCGTCCGAAGCGAACGGGTTGAGGAGTTCCTCCCCGCACCGGAATCGGCCGTCCGAGACGGAAATCCGTTTT
Coding sequences within it:
- the metK gene encoding methionine adenosyltransferase, which gives rise to MKEDFMFTSESVTEGHPDKLCDQISDAIVDRFLQQDPFSRVIAECAVSTAIVFVAARFHAKASVDFATVAREIINGVGYEHHAFNGRTCSIVTSLAELPPDDNGLRDEMDLTEPELERIPVRNQVTVFGFACNQTPSRMPLPIWLAHKLARQLTTARVKATLPYLAPDGKTQVGIEYRKRRPYRIHSLTVIASQNRPSEPDLKKLTDDIRETVILPVFADEPIRPDDQTRIFVNPDGPFIVGGPSIHSGLTGRKNAIDTYGEYSRHSGSALSGKDPTRIDRIGAYMARCAAKNVVAAGMAEECEVQLSYSIGLSRPVSIQVQTLGTGRIPDSEISSRLEKLFDFRPAGIIRAFRLRHLPAAAKDGFYRKLAAYGHVGRTDLDLPWERTDQAGVLKSG
- a CDS encoding HAD-IC family P-type ATPase, which gives rise to MVQTVHTAAKGRTRFKVSGLYRSEALKRRLESSLSTIEGISRVSASILTGNVLVVFNSGATPSQIASLIIEIASDPQHESRPHPPRPSPDPSRETVVSTSPIKDSLSAVGKRLADLLPYPKEMEAQPWHLIESDRVVFSLKTSRSSGLTEEAAGDYLRQFGPNLLPESVPRSSFGMFIDQFKSLPNLLLGAAAGLSIATGGVSDAVIILGVVLINAAIGYVTESQAEKTIQSLKGLVRPSATVIRNGKSREIRAESIVTGDILVLKPGSYIAADARLLETQQMYVDESALTGESVPVLKTSAPMTVENLPLGDRLNMVYMGTLVTGGQAMAVVVATGRHTEMGRIQILLGEAESPETPMERQLGQMSNRLVLISTAVCGLVFGIGLLRGQGLLHMLKTAISLAVAAVPEGLPTVATTTLALGIRNMRRHHILIRHLEAVETLGAVQTICLDKTGTITLNRMSVVAIHAGEKRISVSDGRFRCGEELLNPFASDELLRLIHVSVLCNESAVVFQEGKHTLRGSPTENALLQMAISSGVDVLKLRDRYPVLQMNHRSENRNFMSTLHVSADTEATGPLHLLAVKGNPIEVLMMCRYRMSDGQIIPLTDEDRSKIQTENEGLSGQALRVLGVAYGLLHPEEDGSDRGLIWLGHIGMADPVRHGVKELIRDFHRAGIETIMITGDQSPTAYAIGKELSLSGDKPLSILDSTHLSELAPEAMIGLSKQVHVFARVSPSHKLQIVQALQKAGKVVAMTGDGINDGPALKAADIGIAMGHTGTDVAREVADVIVEDDNLETMIVAVSHGRTIYNNIRKSVHFLLATNLSEIIVVFGAISAGLGEPLNSMQLLWINLISDVFPALGLAMEPPEPDVLSRPPRNPEEPIVQLSDFKRIASEAAVLSAGTLGAYGYGILRYGPGPKAGTLAFTTLTLGQLLHALSCRSENHSLLDPVRSPQNPPLQPNPYLSLAVTGSVALQVLTLAVPGLRRLLGVTPVGLLDGVVIGGAAVVPLVVNELTKGRSIAPALPEPEKTRGNP